One window from the genome of Cryptococcus neoformans var. neoformans JEC21 chromosome 12 sequence encodes:
- a CDS encoding ubiquinol-cytochrome C reductase complex core protein 2 precursor, putative: protein MYSLNRLPRSSAFKNSANLLRRNASTTSAGGVNVVGFENKGPAATSSLTVAIKAGSRYETTPGVAHVLKSFAYKATASASALRTAREAELYGGVLSAALTREHLLLSAEFLRGDEEHFLNVLASVLSSSQFYQHELNELVIPVVEAETISAQATPSAIALDLAHSLAFRRGLGNSLYANKNYPVSIDDVKTFGEAAFAKSNIAVIGTGISTEVLAKSVGNAFGTGTSSSSKLSTPKAAYYGGETRVPLDIHAPATAAPTMVIAFGTSAPPSADLKVLKHLLGGETSVKWTPGASPLAQAADKIPGASAKAFLLPYSDASLFGVVLSAPTSAETKALAQEVASIVKGAGEFKEEEVKRAVAKATFEDAASTETLSGFVAAAGPAALIGSVPEAQSFSGVSASSISKAAGELLKGKPTVVSIGNISVLPYGDELGL, encoded by the exons ATGTACTCCCTCAACAGGCTTCCCAGGAGCTCCGCATTCAAAAACTCCGCCAATCTCCTTAGGCGAAACGCCAGCACCACTTCTGCTGGCGGTGTCAATGTTGTCGGTTTCGAAAACAAGGGCCCTGCTGCCACTTCCAGCTTGACCGTCGCCATCAAAGCTGGTTCCCGATACGAGACTACCCCCGGTGTCGCCCATGTTTTGAAGAGCTTTGCCTACAAG GCCACTGCTTCTGCATCAGCTTTGAGAACAGCTAGGGAGGCGGAGCTGTACGGTGGTGTCTTGTCTGCTGCTCTTACTAGGGAACACCTTTTGCTTTCTGCCGAGTTCCTTCGTGGCGATGA AGAACACTTCCTCAACGTCCTCGCTTCCGTTCTTTCCTCGTCTCAATTCTACCAACACGAGCTCAATGAGCTCGTTATCCCTGTCGTTGAGGCGGAGACCATCTCTGCCCAGGCTACTCCTTCTGCCATCGCCCTCGACCTTGCCCATTCCCTTGCTTTCCGACGAGGTCTCGGTAACTCTCTCTACGCCAACAAGAACTACCCCGTCTCCATTGACGACGTGAAGACTTTTGGTGAAGCCGCTTTCGCCAAGTCCAACATTGCCGTCATCGGTACTGGTATCTCCACTGAGGTCCTCGCCAAGTCCGTTGGCAACGCTTTCGGCACTGGTACTAGCTCCAGCTCTAAGCTCTCTACTCCCAAGGCCGCCTATTACGGTGGTGAGACCCGGGTGCCTCTCGACATCCATGCTCCTGCTACTGCCGCCCCTACCATGGTTATTGCCTTCGGCACCTCCGCTCCCCCTTCTGCCGACCTCAAGGTCCTTAAGCACCTTCTCGGTGGTGAGACCTCCGTTAAATGGACTCCTGGTGCTTCTCCTCTGGCTCAAGCCGCCGACAAGATCCCCGGTGCTTCCGCCAAggctttcctccttccttacTCTGACGCCTCTCTGTTCGGTGttgttctttctgccccCACAAGTGCCGAAACCAAGGCTTTGGCTCAGGAAGTTGCCAGCATCGTCAAGGGCGCCGGCGAGttcaaggaggaggaggtgaagagggCCGTTGCCAAGGCCACCTTTGAGGACGCCGCTAGCACCGAAACCTTGTCCGGTTTCGTCGCCGCTGCTGGTCCTGCTGCCCTCATTGGTTCCGTTCCCGAGGCGCAGTCCTTCTCTGGTgtttctgcttcttccatctccaag GCTGCCGGCGAGTTGCTCAAGGGAAAGCCCACCGTTGTCAGCATCGGTAATATCTCTGTCCTTCCTTATGG CGACGAACTTGGTCTTTAA
- a CDS encoding centromeric protein e (cenp-e protein), putative, translated as MSLSPNKSTLSRQPSSPSLAVGLPPALPESNIMAPSTTSPSKLPKSRIHRGDVESTESSDAEEDVRNHTKTPKRKVINTEPVSMSSSNKAKKRETLAERLAAAAVGNIKVKVKSSSSVNDGLKASNSASTLTTASASTSAMVQTPPAQARTSMMIPSTMPAQRTSRPSSGSNSSDKVVVCVRIKPTQSSFSSMAYEITSTSLTLSDNHPKVKQRGGKAGREDTYTYTFDKLLEYPSKTPELYVDKVAPLIDKAMNGFNSTVFAYGQTGSGKSFTMTGIPTELGIIPCAVDGVFDAITEEPDRAFLLRVSYIEIYNETLRDLLNFKKGPLRDDEKPSIHTSKGKVYVEPLVEEIVSTPEDVMELLEKGNAQRRIGATDWNERSSRSHCVFTIVIESRPRDGDGDEDIRLSRLNLIDLAGSEKAVSDSERRGEGKHINQSLLALREVINKLTEKTKASHIPYRNSKLTHLLENALGGDSNICVICTLSAEEEHCGETLETLKFAGRCSQVKTNAKKNILPASERALIRAKDQEIEELRARLTGLTNSRPSKMEPDTDQVTDLAESVAAMEARKAKLTAQLAKLNSEILTSELPRHSSTIMGVPMSPPKPKRRRISDFSAIMSTGSDRIGLGMGTPKKVDRRAVSGLTRVQEEEDAPGIMGRLSAIGDNGVPNFDHDIALATLRKSLRQKEEELSLANRNLASALSRASQLSERDERIAALSSELSTTLKSLSALQATLRTTETDLRDRNSQLETTRADLVATIEDKATKIDELEEKVLELRKSREELAIEDEGRLQEVQKQLDMAVKDKQEIEQRVKLLEDEAAARKKAEEGEKDARREVESIKSQLEVLQKEHASIYSSAQNASTRFAEYETSISTLTAQINDLLSAKLSRETALEELRNEHAETKKQRDRAAEDLENFQKEAMANETKVLGELREEIGNLRRLREDEKAVWDRSKAEMEASIETLKQGEAKSKARLVEALKTLEDAAQANRSLEKKLSYEAEGRRTAQEERDQAFEKLKEAAGVANAQLEHEITTRHELETQLAFLKEQLDSQRAAVEALTRNLDTERQSAKELARQLDITQKEMETQESRIEKAVDERKDVERRLSEMESALEAGEKEWRVRIEDEAHKRREAEEKLNELEKLREVGTSAETELQMKLDVEAKAREELEQRLKGVEKRHTSFKALENDLRKQLEAQVTSRENVESKLQEITLFWESENAQLRQQLQSAVSRRQEVEEDLTALQHQHDTITTSEAGLRKILEVESTARRVAEKKIIQLGRQREASSSEAASLQKKLGDEQMAREELERRLQDTEGRLQSEMEELRVKDEAEFKNKQEAERKFTELIEKQCISETANQDMQKRVEAEIVAQQIANDNVSALKEKLEAASSTEQRLHQRLSEESVSQAQLREQLEVAALTEQRLRQLLEAESASRQAAEKELSEVFASSKTDSEKQKDLGAELAEHRTANQKLTSLEAAHTELQAQFKAHKTASEAAQKDAKAEYSKEVNTLRKELLVLRESLSTAKAEASDAKTEADAHREKVTKLAKDVVELEARHKENKTLSSSTSVSARLRTLSTPGPWVNSGEMGDASIKGMKARELKGTTAGFGAGERESSMARLHVGHKDEIERLEKVVEVQKGIIDEQRMKIERWSKEMEKQREIVRLLTNDTTSTSLSPSSPLPPNRFRGKSHSISHSPTESPATATPAKGFPSTFTARNLALPTTPTPLPMHSSQFSNASVRKGRRVTIEHDIDLLIESNKVNRAKAIFETPDKGSKQGPASPTREPLRVNQATWSIPRQRRP; from the exons ATGTCTCTATCTCCCAACAAATCAACACTTTCACGACAACCATCTTCCCCGTCTCTCGCAGTAGGTCTACCGCCGGCTCTCCCGGAGAGCAATATCATGGCTCCCTCCACCACATCGCCTAGCAAGCTACCCAAGTCAAGAATACACAGGGGAGACGTAGAATCCACAGAGAGCAGCGAcgcagaagaagacgtcAGAAACCACACTAAAACGCCCAAGAGAAAGGTCATTAACACTGAACCAGTGTCAATGTCGAGTAGCAACAAAGCAAAGAAGCGAGAGACACTGGCAGAGAGGCTGGCTGCGGCTGCCGTGGGGAATATCAAGGTCAAAGTCAAAAGCAGTTCTAGTGTGAATGATGGCCTCAAAGCGTCAAATAGCGCTTCAACTTTGACTACCGCCAGTGCAAGCACCTCCGCTATGGTCCAAACCCCACCTGCACAGGCTAGAACATCTATGATGATACCTAGTACGATGCCTGCTCAGAGAACTTCTCGTCCTTCATCAGGATCCAATTCCTCTGACAAGGTTGTCGTTTGTGTGAG AATAAAGCCCACCCAAAGTTCATTCAGCTCTATGGCCTACGAGATCACATCGACATCACTTACATTGTCTGACAATCACCCAAAGGTTAAACaacgaggaggaaaagctggaagagaggatacTTATACATACACATTTG ACAAACTCCTTGAATATCCTTCGAAAACACCAGAACTTTATGTTGACAAAGTTGCGCCTTTAATTGATAAGGCAATGAATGGTTTCAACAGTACAGTCTTTGCTTATGGTCAAACTGGAAGTGGAAAATCTTTCACAATG ACTGGCATACCGACAGAACTTGGTATAATTCCATGTGCCGTCGATGGCGTCTTTGACGCCATTACTGAG GAACCCGACCGAGCATTCTTATTGCGGGTGTCATATATTGAAATCTACAATGAGACACTTCGAGATCTATTAAACTTCAAAAAGGGACCTCTGAGGGACGATGAAAAGCCGTCAATCCATACCTCAAAAGGCAAGGTCTACGTCGAACCTCTGGTAGAGGAGATCGTCTCTACTCCCGAAGATGTCATGGAACTTTTAGAGAAAGGCAatgcacaaagaaggattGGTGCCACAGATTGG AATGAGCGATCATCACGATCACACTGCGTTTTCACTATTGTAATAGAGTCTAGACCAAGAGATGGTGACGGCGATGAGGACATCAGATTGTCGCGTTTG AATCTTATTGACTTAGCCGGTTCTGAAAAAGCTGTCTCAGATTCGGAGAGGCGTGGTGAAGGAAAACATATCAATCAAAG TCTCTTAGCGCTGCGTGAGGTAATCAACAAGCTCACAGAAAAGACCAAAGCTTC ACATATCCCTTACCGTAACTCTAAACTGACGCATCTCTTGGAGAATGCCCTCGGAGGTGACTCCAACATCTGTGTGATCTGCAC ACTGTCAGCTGAGGAAGAACATTGCGGTGAGACTCTGGAGACTCTTAAGTTCGCTGGTCGATGTTCCCAAGTGAAGACAAACGCCAAGAAGAACATT CTTCCTGCTTCTGAGCGAGCTTTGATTCGAGCGAAAGATCAAGAAATTGAGGAATTAAGGGCTAGGCTTACGGGTCTTACCAATAGCAGACCGAGCAAAATGGAACCTGACACTGATCAAGTTACCGAT TTGGCCGAATCTGTGGCCGCCATGGAGGCTCGAAAGGCAAAACTGACCGCTCAGCTGGCTAAACTCAATTCTGAAATCCTTACTTCTGAACTTCCTCGACAttcctccaccatcatGGGTGTCCCTATGTCACCTCCCAAGCCCAAACGCAGAAGAATTAGCGACTTTTCTGCAATAATGTCAACTGGTTCAGACCGGATAGGCTTGGGGATGGGCACTCCCAAGAAGGTGGACAGAAGAGCAGTTAGTGGGTTGACGAGGgttcaagaagaggaagatgcgCCAGGAATCATGGGAAGACTGTCTGCCATCGGTGACAATGGCGTACCA AATTTTGACCACGATATTGCGTTGGCAACATTGAGAAAAAGTCTAaggcagaaggaagaagagctttcTCTTGCCAACCGGAATCTTGCATCTGCCTTGTCCCGAGCCTCTCAATTGTCAGAGAGAGACGAACGTATTGCGGCCCTCAGCAGCGAATTATCCACCACCCTCAAATCTCTTTCCGCATTGCAAGCCACGCTTCGGACTACCGAAACTGACCTTCGAGATCGCAATTCACAACTTGAAACTACTCGAGCTGATCTAGTAGCTACAATCGAAGATAAGGCCACCAAGATTGATGAGCTCGAAGAAAAAGTCTTGGAGCTACGAAAGAGCCGAGAAGAGTTGGCcattgaagatgaaggaaggttGCAGGAAGTACAGAAGCAGTTGGACATGGCAGTGAAGGATAAACAGGAAATTGAGCAAAGAGTCAAGCTATTGGAAGACGAAGCTGCAGCTCGAAAAAAGGCCGAAGAGGGGGAGAAAGATGCCAGGAGAGAAGTGGAaagcatcaaatctcaatTAGAAGTTCTCCAAAAGGAGCATGCCAGTATCTATTCTTCAGCACAGAATGCCTCGACGAGATTTGCGGAGTACGAAACTTCTATCTCGACTCTTACAGCACAGATCAACGATTTGCTCTCTGCCAAATTGTCTCGCGAAACAGCATTGGAAGAACTCCGGAATGAACACGCCGAAACAAAAAAGCAACGTGATCGGGCGGCCGAAGATCTGGAAAACTTCCAGAAGGAAGCTATGGCAAACGAGACAAAAGTTCTGGGAGAGCTaagagaggagattggGAACCTGAGGAGGCTCagggaggatgaaaaagcGGTCTGGGACAGAAGCAAGGCTGAAATGGAAGCAAGTATTGAGACCTTGAAGCAAGGTGAGGCCAAATCAAAGGCTCGTCTTGTAGAAGCCCTTAAAACGCTCGAGGATGCAGCTCAAGCCAATCGAtcattggagaagaagttatCTTACGAGGCTGAAGGGCGTCGTACTGcgcaagaagaaagagatcaAGCCTTCGAAAAGCTCAAGGAAGCTGCTGGAGTGGCCAACGCTCAGTTAGAACACGAAATTACCACTCGACATGAGCTCGAAACCCAGCTCGCATTCCTCAAAGAACAGCTCGATTCCCAGCGGGCTGCTGTTGAGGCGCTCACTCGAAATCTGGACACCGAACGGCAATCAGCCAAGGAGCTTGCAAGGCAACTCGACATTACCcaaaaagagatggaaacTCAAGAGTCAAGAATCGAGAAGGCCGTGGACGAGCGCAAAGATGTTGAAAGACGTCTAAGTGAGATGGAAAGTGCTCTGGAAgcgggagaaaaggaatggAGGGTCAGGATAGAAGACGAAGCCCataagaggagagaagcagaagagaaaCTGAATGAATTGGAGAAGTTGCGAGAAGTTGGAACTTCTGCAGAAACGGAGCTGCAAATGAAACTAGATGTGGAGGCAAAAGCCAgggaagagcttgagcaaAGATTGAAGGGCGTGGAGAAAAGGCACACGTCTTTCAAAGCTCTAGAGAATGATCTGCGGAAGCAGCTCGAGGCCCAGGTCACCAGTAGGGAGAACGTTGAAAGCAAGCTCCAAGAAATCACGTTATTTTGGGAATCTGAAAATGCGCAACTCCGTCAACAGCTTCAGTCCGCCGTCAGTCGCCGTCAAGAGGTCGAAGAGGACCTTACCGCACTTCAACATCAGCATGACACCATAACCACCTCTGAAGCTGGGCTGCGCAAGATACTCGAGGTGGAATCGACTGCTCGTAGGGTTGCGGAAAAGAAAATCATTCAACTGGGTCGTCAGCGTGAAGCGTCAAGCTCTGAGGCGGCAAGCCTTCAAAAGAAGCTCGGCGATGAACAAATGGCTAGAGAAGAACTCGAGAGAAGGCTACAAGACACGGAGGGTCGTTTGCAGagtgagatggaagagctgcGAGTCAAAGATGAGGCAGAGTTCAAGAACAAGCAAGAGGCGGAAAGGAAGTTTACCGAGCTGATTGAGAAGCAGTGTATCAGTGAGACCGCCAATCAAGATATGCAGAAGCGCGTCGAAGCAGAGATCGTTGCTCAACAAATAGCCAACGACAACGTCTCCGCATTGAAAGAAAAGCTAGAGGCGGCTTCCTCAACTGAGCAACGGCTCCACCAACGTCTCAGCGAGGAATCAGTTTCTCAGGCTCAATTGCGTGAGCAGCTTGAAGTGGCTGCTTTGACGGAACAACGACTACGGCAACTTCTTGAGGCAGAGTCTGCCTCCCGGCAAgctgcggagaaggaacTGAGTGAAGTCTTTGCCTCCTCAAAGACCGATTCTGAGAAACAGAAAGACCTCGGGGCGGAACTGGCCGAACATCGGACGGCTAATCAAAAGCTTACCTCTCTTGAAGCCGCTCATACCGAGTTGCAAGCTCAATTCAAGGCCCACAAAACCGCTTCAGAGGCTGCGCAGAAGGACGCTAAAGCCGAGTATTCCAAGGAGGTGAATACCCTCAGGAAAGAGTTGCTCGTCCTTCGGGAGTCTTTAAGCACGGCAAAGGCTGAAGCGAGTGACGCCAAAACTGAGGCCGACGCACATCGCGAAAAAGTCACTAAGCTTGCCAAAGATGTTGTCGAGCTAGAAGCCCGCCATAAGGAGAATAAAACACTTTCTTCGTCAACTTCTGTCTCCGCTCGACTCCGCACACTTTCCACCCCAGGTCCTTGGGTCAATAGTGGAGAGATGGGTGATGCTTCGATTAAAGGCATGAAGGCAAGAGAACTCAAGGGCACAACCGCTGGATTTGGTgcaggagagagagaaagctCTATGGCCAGACTGCATGTTGGGCAtaaggatgagattgagagattggagaaggtggtAGAGGTGCAGAAGGGAATCATCGACGAGCAACGAATGAAGATTGAAAGGTGGTCCAAG gagatggagaagcagCGTGAGATTGTGCGATTACTCACGAACGACACAACCAGTACCTCGTTgtctccctcttctcccctcccGCCCAACAGATTTCGAGGAAAATCAcattccatctcccactCCCCCACCGAATCTCCTGCCACCGCAACACCTGCCAAGGGCTTCCCCTCAACGTTCACCGCTCGTAACTTGGCTCTTCCCACTACTCCCACTCCGTTGCCCATGCACTCCAGCCAATTTAGCAATGCGTCTgtgaggaaaggaaggagggtaaCCATAGAGCACGACATTGATCTTTTGATTG AATCAAACAAAGTCAACAGAGCAAAAGCAATATTCGAAACGCCCGACAAGGGAAGCAAGCAAGGGCCCGCGTCCCCCACAAGGGAGCCTCTCAGAGTGAATCAGGCAACTTGGTCTATCCCCAGACAGCGCAGGCCTTAA
- a CDS encoding DNA-3-methyladenine glycosidase, putative, which produces MPSTRSETAKSDPALGIPSVTRAARTNTTSTATSKRAKPDSGALSLSAGKGHLKPSKKKQKVEPSIMDIQPPSTAVDLPTVPQPTLLPPTLNFNLPSAISHLSALDPRFSLFFEHLPCRPFVNLEAIDPFRTLVTSIIGQQVSWMAARAINTRFRALFGFTHEKEGFPSPQMVLMQDVTSLKGVGLSGRKAEYVLSLADHFASGQLSTQLLQSGTDEEISKALIAVRGIGQWTVDMFMIFSLRRPDILAVGDLGVQKGLLKWALAAHGALEKKSSGTNTPKKTKGKANKGEKKEVKEEVDDKGEGELDTNIKGSTPVKHVTSSAFPPTPLTPNDTSENPLPKMGALHTPAAPSGASVAQGPRTPSTPSAMPRETVEVPPKTLPGPTPEVMLTAPLEHPDWDPHRAVPLLEGLSVDILKSRLNGKKVKGGAYLTPKEMEALTEGWRPYRSLAVFYMWPVAGE; this is translated from the exons ATGCCATCTACAAGAAGTGAGACAGCTAAGTCAGATCCTGCTCTAGGTATCCCGTCTGTAACTAGAGCAGCAAGGACGAACACGACGAGCACTGCTACTTCCAAGCGAGCGAAACCAGATAGTGGAGCACTTTCTCTCTCAGCAGGGAAAGGCCACTTGAAGCCgtccaaaaaaaagcagAAGGTGGAGCCAAGTATAATGGATATCCAGCCTCCTTCTACAGCTGTTGACCTACCTACGGTTCCTCAACCTACTCTGCTCCCTCCGACACTGAATTTCAACCTCCCCTCAGCCATATCTCATCTCTCTGCCTTGGACCCGCGGTTTTCACTCTTTTTCGAGCATTTACCTTGTCGACCATTTGTGAACCTGGAAGCTATTGATCCCTTCAGGACACTTGTAACTTCCATTATTGGACAACAGGTTTCTTGGATGGCGGCCAGAGCTATAAATACAAGGTTCAGGGCTTTGTTCGGGTTTACAcatgagaaggaggggttCCCTTCACCTCAAATGGTCCTTATGCAAGATGTAACATCACTGAAAGGAGTTGGTTTGAGCGGAAGAAAGGCGGAGTACG TTTTGTCGCTGGCTGACCACTTTGCCTCCGGTCAACTGTCAACTCAATTGCTGCAAAGTGGAACAGACGAAGAAATTTCAAAAGCTCTCATTGCTGTCCGCGGTATTGGGCAATGGACAGTAGACATGTTTATGATATTCTCTCTTCGTCGCCCAGACATTTTGGCCGTGGGCGACTTGGGTGTACAGAAGGGTCTTCTCAAATGGGCTTTAGCTGCTCATGGTGCACTAGAAAAGAAATCTTCTGGTACCAACACACCCAAGAAGACCAAGGGAAAAGCCAAcaagggcgagaagaaggaagtcaaggaagaggttgatgaTAAGGGGGAAGGTGAGCTGGATACGAACATAAAAGGAAGTACTCCAGTCAAGCATGTGACCTCGAGCGCTTTTCCTCCTACGCCATTGACTCCTAACGACACATCCGAGAACCCTCTACCTAAAATGGGCGCCTTACATACGCCTGCGGCCCCATCAGGTGCAAGCGTTGCACAAGGGCCTCGAACACCATCCACACCATCTGCTATGCCCCGCGAAACTGTCGAAGTTCCACCAAAGACACTTCCGGGCCCGACTCCGGAGGTGATGCTTACAGCCCCATTAGAACATCCTGATTGGGACCCCCATCGTGCCGTTCCGTTACTAGAAGGTCTGTCTGTAGATATTCTGAAATCCCGCTTGAACGGAAAGAAAGTCAA GGGCGGAGCCTATTTGACACcaaaggaaatggaggcTCTCACTGAAGGGTGGAGACCATATAGATCGTTGGCAGTGTTCTACATGTGGCCTGTCGCTGGAGAATGA